The following proteins are co-located in the Actinomycetota bacterium genome:
- the infB gene encoding translation initiation factor IF-2 yields the protein MRVYEIAKQNKISSKKLMTLLKEAGIEVKSHMSSLDEDQEQKLQKLLAGKTPEKKDTQNWEEEKRRNIRSVLDKELDKEEKNGRIRLKSTTRRKKPTAAKTDKSKENGTPTIEKKPVRPQIKKILELPDGITAKQLSERIGISSSDIVQALFNLGEIVNINQPLDKDSVELLSNEYGFKYSIIGFEERLDEVYDDSDQDLVVRPPIVTVMGHVDHGKTTLLDSIRNTKVATREAGGITQDIGAYQIKHKGKKITFIDTPGHEAFTTMRARGAQVTDIAVIVVAADDGVMPQTVEAINHAKAAKVPIIVAINKIDLPNANSNKVKQDLTEYELVPEEWGGDTICVELSAEKKINIEELLEMILLVAEMNEIKGNPNAEGSGIIIESRLDKSMGPVATVIIKRGKIEVGDSFVTGSSTGRVRSIIDEKGKRIKKALLSQPIEIMGFSTVPQAGDKLFVVKNEKVAKEIASRKDYDLKMSKMAETKKSMTLEELSRISEEEEVKKLAIVLKADSNGSLDAVAKALNKIEEEDIIIDIIHRGVGAITDTDIILAAASNSIVIGFGVVPTNSAKQAAKKEDIEIRTYNIIYKLIDDLSLAFKGLLEPKIEIIEKGKVEVRELFKLPKIGSVAGCYVLEGEAERGNPVRVIRDGKIIYESKIGTIHRFKEDVKKVSAGYECGIRVENFQDLNKGDIIEVFQEQEVEP from the coding sequence ATTAGAGTATATGAAATAGCTAAGCAAAATAAAATATCGTCTAAGAAATTAATGACGCTTCTAAAAGAAGCAGGCATAGAAGTAAAAAGCCATATGTCTTCATTGGATGAAGACCAGGAACAAAAGCTGCAAAAACTGCTGGCAGGCAAAACACCTGAAAAAAAAGATACCCAAAATTGGGAGGAAGAAAAAAGGCGAAATATCAGGAGTGTTTTGGATAAAGAGCTGGATAAAGAAGAAAAGAACGGAAGAATCAGGTTAAAGAGTACTACCAGGCGTAAGAAACCTACTGCAGCTAAGACGGATAAATCCAAAGAGAACGGTACGCCCACTATTGAAAAGAAGCCTGTCCGACCCCAAATAAAGAAAATATTGGAGTTGCCTGATGGCATAACTGCCAAACAGCTTTCTGAGAGAATAGGTATTTCTTCCAGTGATATTGTTCAGGCTTTATTTAATTTAGGAGAAATAGTAAATATTAACCAACCACTGGATAAGGATTCGGTTGAATTGTTATCTAATGAGTATGGTTTTAAATACAGTATTATTGGTTTTGAAGAAAGACTGGATGAAGTCTATGATGATTCTGACCAGGATTTGGTAGTAAGGCCTCCCATAGTTACAGTTATGGGCCATGTTGACCATGGTAAAACTACCTTGCTGGATTCCATCAGGAATACCAAGGTGGCTACCCGGGAGGCGGGAGGCATTACCCAGGATATAGGAGCTTATCAAATAAAACATAAAGGTAAAAAAATTACTTTTATTGATACCCCTGGCCATGAAGCATTTACTACCATGAGGGCAAGGGGTGCCCAGGTAACAGATATAGCAGTAATTGTAGTGGCTGCTGATGACGGAGTCATGCCCCAGACAGTGGAAGCTATTAATCACGCCAAAGCTGCAAAAGTCCCTATTATAGTAGCTATTAATAAAATTGACCTGCCCAATGCTAACTCCAATAAAGTAAAGCAGGATCTTACGGAATATGAACTGGTACCAGAAGAATGGGGAGGCGATACCATTTGTGTAGAGCTTTCTGCAGAAAAGAAGATAAATATTGAAGAATTACTGGAAATGATCCTACTGGTGGCAGAGATGAATGAAATCAAAGGAAACCCCAATGCTGAGGGAAGCGGCATTATAATTGAATCCAGGCTGGATAAGAGCATGGGGCCGGTGGCTACAGTGATTATTAAAAGAGGAAAAATTGAAGTAGGCGACTCTTTTGTAACCGGAAGCTCTACAGGCAGGGTAAGATCTATAATTGATGAAAAAGGAAAAAGAATTAAAAAAGCCCTGTTATCCCAGCCTATAGAAATAATGGGATTTTCTACAGTGCCCCAGGCCGGGGATAAATTATTTGTGGTTAAAAATGAAAAAGTAGCAAAGGAAATAGCCAGCAGAAAAGATTATGATCTTAAGATGTCAAAGATGGCTGAAACAAAAAAGAGCATGACCCTGGAAGAGCTTTCCAGGATTTCAGAGGAAGAAGAAGTAAAGAAATTGGCCATTGTATTGAAGGCAGACTCCAACGGTTCCCTAGATGCTGTAGCCAAGGCTTTAAATAAAATAGAAGAGGAGGATATCATCATTGATATCATTCACAGAGGAGTTGGGGCCATAACTGATACCGATATAATTTTAGCGGCTGCTTCCAATTCCATAGTTATAGGTTTTGGAGTAGTTCCCACTAATAGTGCTAAGCAGGCTGCCAAAAAAGAAGATATTGAAATTAGGACTTATAATATAATATATAAATTAATAGATGATTTGAGCCTGGCTTTCAAGGGATTGTTAGAACCTAAAATAGAGATAATTGAAAAAGGCAAAGTGGAAGTAAGGGAACTTTTTAAATTACCTAAAATAGGTTCAGTAGCTGGCTGCTATGTTCTGGAAGGTGAAGCGGAAAGAGGAAATCCTGTGAGGGTAATAAGGGATGGAAAAATAATCTATGAGAGTAAAATTGGGACTATCCACCGATTTAAAGAAGATGTGAAAAAGGTATCAGCTGGATATGAATGCGGTATAAGAGTTGAAAACTTCCAGGATTTGAATAAGGGCGACATCATTGAAGTTTTTCAAGAACAAGAGGTTGAACCGTAA
- the rpsO gene encoding 30S ribosomal protein S15, producing MGLEKESKSKIIDEYKVNENDTGSSEVQVALLTEKINKLNEHLKMNKKDHHSRRGLVMMVGKRKRLLRYMQDNELERYKKLIKKLGLRK from the coding sequence TTGGGTTTAGAGAAAGAAAGTAAAAGTAAAATTATTGATGAATATAAGGTAAATGAAAATGATACCGGTTCATCTGAAGTTCAGGTTGCATTGTTGACCGAAAAAATTAATAAATTAAATGAACATTTAAAAATGAATAAAAAGGACCATCATTCCAGGAGAGGATTGGTAATGATGGTAGGCAAGAGAAAAAGGTTGCTAAGGTACATGCAGGATAATGAATTAGAGAGATATAAGAAGTTAATTAAAAAGCTAGGTTTAAGGAAATAG
- the rbfA gene encoding 30S ribosome-binding factor RbfA, which yields MDRTRKLEIDLKRELGFIINNLIKDPRLGFVTITGLNLSPDFQYLDIYISIMGSPDEIQESLNTLKRGSGFIKKKLGQRIKLRTIPALRFQYDQSIDRGMKITEILETLKKNNQL from the coding sequence ATGGACCGTACCAGAAAATTAGAAATTGATTTAAAAAGGGAATTAGGATTTATTATAAATAATCTCATAAAAGATCCAAGGCTTGGTTTTGTAACCATAACCGGATTAAACTTATCCCCTGATTTTCAATACCTGGATATATATATAAGTATTATGGGTAGCCCGGACGAAATACAAGAAAGTTTAAACACTCTAAAGAGAGGCTCTGGATTTATCAAAAAGAAGCTCGGCCAAAGAATTAAATTAAGAACTATACCTGCTCTGCGGTTTCAGTATGACCAGTCCATTGATAGAGGTATGAAGATTACTGAGATTCTAGAAACCCTTAAAAAAAATAACCAACTATAA
- a CDS encoding polyribonucleotide nucleotidyltransferase has translation MDNNFIQEEKCELKVGESTIVFSTGKIAKQANGAVLANCGGNGVLVTAVMGETPREGTDFFPLVVDVEERMYAAGKIPGGFFKREGRSSEKAILTARLVDRPLRPLFDKNIRNEIQIIATVMSVDQIFPYDILVLNGASMALYISDIPFYEPIGAVRVGKIEEEWIVNPTYSQLEQSEIDIVVAGTEKAIIMVEASSREADEEVVLKAIDLAHQEIKKIIELQHYFKEKVGREKVEVEKFGTPEEINQRVREISYPKIKSLMDTIVGYSERPDREQLLDNTKKGFFQDELKILQQQVLEDLSEEFPEDTDFIKTSLKEIERELVRDTILNRQIRPDGRKPQDIRRITCEVGLFPETHGSGLFTRGKTQALTILALGSIKEAQRIDSLGVEEFKRYMHHYNFPPFSTGEVWMLRGPKRREIGHGALAERALFPMVPSDEEFPYSLRLVSEILESNGSTSMASVCGSTLALMDAGVPIKNPVSGIAMGLIKGEDDQFVVLSDIQGIEDFYGDMDFKVAGTAEGITALQMDIKVKGINPEILRQALEQAKQGRLYILEKMLDTIAKPREQLSKTAPKIISFKIPKDKIGEVIGPGGKNIKMVKEQFGLEEIEITDSNGEGFVSIVGYDQESIVNAKSMIKTMLKGIEDIEEGEEFSGTVVGITNYGAFINIIPNIDGLLHISKIANKRIENVEDYLKLGDKIKVRVSNIDPKTKKIGLERADL, from the coding sequence TTGGATAATAATTTTATACAAGAGGAAAAGTGTGAGTTAAAGGTTGGGGAAAGCACCATAGTATTTTCTACCGGCAAAATAGCTAAACAGGCCAACGGTGCAGTTTTAGCAAATTGTGGCGGCAATGGCGTTTTGGTTACGGCAGTTATGGGGGAGACTCCTAGAGAAGGAACTGATTTTTTTCCATTAGTAGTAGATGTGGAAGAAAGAATGTATGCTGCGGGTAAAATACCTGGAGGTTTTTTTAAGAGGGAAGGCAGATCATCAGAAAAAGCGATACTTACTGCTCGACTGGTAGACAGGCCCCTACGGCCATTATTTGATAAAAACATCAGAAATGAGATTCAGATAATAGCCACGGTTATGTCCGTGGATCAGATATTCCCCTATGATATTTTAGTATTAAATGGTGCTTCGATGGCTTTATATATATCGGATATACCTTTTTATGAGCCCATAGGAGCAGTAAGGGTAGGAAAAATAGAAGAAGAATGGATTGTAAATCCTACCTATAGCCAGCTGGAACAAAGCGAAATTGACATTGTAGTAGCAGGTACGGAAAAGGCCATAATCATGGTAGAAGCTAGTTCCAGGGAAGCAGATGAAGAAGTGGTATTAAAAGCTATAGATTTAGCCCATCAGGAAATAAAGAAAATAATAGAGCTGCAGCATTATTTTAAGGAAAAAGTAGGCAGGGAAAAAGTAGAAGTAGAAAAATTCGGTACACCTGAAGAAATAAATCAGAGAGTAAGAGAAATAAGCTATCCCAAGATTAAGTCTTTAATGGATACTATTGTAGGCTATTCAGAAAGGCCAGACAGGGAACAATTACTGGATAATACAAAAAAAGGCTTTTTCCAGGATGAACTTAAAATACTTCAGCAGCAGGTTCTGGAAGATCTCTCTGAAGAATTTCCCGAAGATACTGATTTTATTAAAACCAGCTTGAAAGAAATAGAACGGGAGCTGGTTAGGGATACAATACTAAACAGGCAGATAAGGCCTGATGGCAGAAAACCACAAGATATAAGAAGAATAACCTGTGAAGTAGGGTTATTTCCAGAAACGCATGGTTCCGGGCTTTTTACCAGGGGGAAAACCCAAGCTTTAACCATATTGGCTTTAGGGTCTATAAAAGAAGCACAAAGAATAGACAGCCTGGGCGTGGAAGAGTTTAAGAGATATATGCATCATTACAATTTCCCTCCTTTCAGTACAGGTGAAGTGTGGATGCTTAGAGGGCCCAAAAGAAGGGAAATTGGGCATGGCGCTTTGGCTGAAAGGGCATTGTTTCCCATGGTCCCCTCTGATGAAGAATTCCCTTATTCCTTAAGGCTGGTATCTGAAATATTGGAGTCAAACGGGTCTACTTCCATGGCCAGTGTATGTGGAAGCACCCTGGCTTTAATGGATGCAGGAGTTCCTATCAAGAATCCAGTTTCCGGTATAGCAATGGGGCTTATTAAAGGTGAAGATGACCAGTTTGTAGTCCTGTCTGACATACAGGGAATTGAGGATTTTTATGGGGATATGGATTTCAAGGTTGCAGGTACTGCAGAAGGCATAACTGCGCTTCAAATGGATATAAAGGTGAAAGGCATAAATCCTGAAATCTTAAGGCAGGCCTTGGAACAGGCTAAACAAGGCAGGCTTTACATACTGGAGAAAATGTTAGATACCATAGCTAAGCCCAGGGAACAACTTTCCAAAACTGCCCCCAAAATAATATCTTTTAAGATTCCTAAAGATAAAATAGGGGAAGTAATTGGTCCTGGAGGAAAAAATATAAAGATGGTAAAAGAACAGTTTGGGCTGGAAGAGATTGAAATTACCGATTCAAACGGGGAAGGTTTCGTTTCTATCGTGGGCTATGATCAGGAATCTATAGTTAATGCCAAATCAATGATTAAAACCATGCTAAAAGGTATTGAAGATATTGAAGAGGGTGAAGAGTTCTCAGGAACAGTGGTTGGTATTACCAATTATGGGGCTTTTATAAACATTATTCCCAATATTGATGGTTTGCTTCATATTTCCAAGATTGCTAATAAACGGATTGAAAATGTTGAAGATTATTTAAAGCTGGGAGATAAAATAAAGGTAAGGGTTTCCAATATAGATCCTAAAACCAAGAAAATTGGGCTGGAGCGGGCTGATCTTTAA
- a CDS encoding pitrilysin family protein, which yields MKFDDYHITELDNGLKVISETIPHFRSISLGLWISAGSRNENKSNNGITHLIEHLLFKGTKKRGYRDIAIAFDSIGAEYNAFTDKENSCFYADFIDSHLTACLQLLFEVVFSPSFEPLNVETEKKVIYEEIKMVEDTPSENIFNYFYQDLFKGHPLSLSVLGRLKSLKAMGQREIWEYFRKNYSMDHCIISAAGNISHYQLVQEVKRNMAELENEEWLESQASLKFKLNKVKFRNIYKARTKAVHICYGQIGCSRISNDRYPLSVFTTLFGGSMSSRLFQKIREEEGLSYSIYSANSQYTDTGVALTYAASSPENSLKIIDLIEDELKKIRHSGLNQEEITRAKENLKGSIVLNVEDISSRMFRMGKALLVDKKVLTIDDILKKIDNVTNRQLNDMVDKYYNPDNMSLVLLGDLKE from the coding sequence TTGAAATTTGATGATTACCATATAACAGAATTAGACAATGGGCTTAAGGTTATTAGTGAAACTATACCCCACTTTAGGTCCATTTCTTTAGGTTTATGGATATCTGCAGGTTCCCGTAATGAAAATAAGTCTAATAATGGTATAACTCATCTAATTGAACATCTATTGTTTAAGGGTACCAAGAAAAGGGGTTACAGGGATATTGCCATAGCCTTTGATTCCATTGGTGCTGAATACAATGCTTTTACCGATAAGGAAAACAGTTGTTTCTATGCCGATTTTATAGACTCCCACCTTACTGCTTGCTTGCAGCTTTTATTTGAAGTGGTATTTAGTCCTTCTTTTGAACCTTTAAATGTTGAAACTGAGAAAAAAGTAATATATGAAGAGATAAAAATGGTCGAGGACACTCCCAGTGAAAATATCTTTAACTATTTTTACCAAGATTTGTTCAAAGGCCACCCGCTCAGCTTGTCTGTATTAGGGAGATTAAAGTCTTTAAAAGCTATGGGCCAAAGAGAAATATGGGAGTATTTTAGAAAAAATTATAGCATGGATCATTGTATAATATCTGCTGCAGGCAATATTAGCCATTACCAGTTAGTACAAGAAGTCAAAAGAAATATGGCTGAACTGGAAAATGAAGAATGGCTGGAAAGCCAGGCATCGCTTAAATTTAAGCTTAACAAGGTTAAATTCAGGAATATCTATAAGGCTAGAACCAAAGCAGTACATATATGTTATGGGCAAATTGGCTGTAGCAGGATCAGCAATGACAGATACCCCCTTTCGGTCTTTACCACACTTTTTGGTGGTTCCATGAGCAGCAGGCTATTTCAAAAAATCAGGGAAGAGGAGGGCCTAAGTTATTCTATTTACTCTGCTAATTCCCAGTATACAGATACCGGTGTAGCATTGACCTATGCTGCATCTTCACCTGAAAACAGCTTAAAAATTATAGATCTAATAGAAGATGAATTAAAAAAAATCAGGCATTCAGGTTTAAATCAGGAAGAGATAACAAGAGCTAAAGAAAACCTGAAAGGCAGCATCGTCTTAAATGTGGAAGATATAAGTTCCAGGATGTTCAGAATGGGAAAGGCCTTACTGGTAGATAAAAAAGTTTTGACTATTGATGATATATTAAAGAAAATAGATAATGTTACTAATAGGCAGTTAAATGATATGGTAGATAAATATTACAATCCGGATAATATGAGCTTGGTACTGCTGGGTGATTTAAAGGAGTAA
- the dapA gene encoding 4-hydroxy-tetrahydrodipicolinate synthase: MEFGEVITAMVTPFDHDLKVDFNLAHKLMEHLVANGSDGILLSGTTGESPTLSDEEKLKLFHFGQKNFSSKVKIIAGTGSNDTRHSVLLSKQAEDMGVDALLIVTPYYNKPSQEGLYRHFEAIASSVNLPIIIYNVPSRTGVNITAGTCLKLSEINNIAAVKEASGNLAQISEIAKGAREDFLIYSGNDSDTLPILSVGGYGVISVASHLMGKEIKQMINAYKSADVKKAKAINSYLLDLFNAIFITTNPVPIKEALNMIGLKVGGVRLPLCQMSDNERKTLIKIIQNYKTVV, from the coding sequence ATAGAATTTGGAGAAGTTATAACAGCGATGGTAACTCCCTTTGACCATGATCTTAAAGTTGACTTTAATTTAGCTCATAAACTAATGGAACACCTGGTAGCCAATGGCTCAGATGGTATTTTACTGTCCGGGACTACCGGTGAATCCCCAACATTAAGCGATGAAGAAAAACTAAAGCTTTTTCATTTCGGCCAGAAAAATTTTAGTTCAAAAGTTAAAATAATAGCAGGCACCGGCTCTAATGATACCAGGCATTCAGTACTGTTGTCGAAGCAGGCCGAGGATATGGGAGTAGATGCTTTGCTTATAGTGACTCCTTACTATAACAAACCATCCCAGGAAGGGCTGTACAGGCATTTTGAAGCCATAGCGTCCAGTGTTAATCTTCCAATTATAATATATAACGTACCTTCCAGGACGGGAGTAAATATAACTGCCGGCACTTGCTTAAAATTATCAGAAATAAATAATATTGCGGCGGTTAAAGAAGCCAGCGGAAACTTGGCCCAGATATCTGAAATCGCAAAGGGTGCCCGTGAAGATTTTTTAATTTATAGCGGTAATGACAGTGACACCTTACCAATTCTAAGTGTGGGGGGCTATGGGGTCATAAGTGTTGCTTCCCATTTGATGGGAAAGGAAATAAAGCAAATGATTAATGCCTATAAAAGTGCAGATGTCAAAAAAGCGAAGGCAATAAATAGCTATCTTCTGGATTTGTTTAATGCCATTTTTATCACTACAAACCCTGTACCCATTAAAGAAGCATTGAATATGATTGGACTAAAGGTAGGAGGAGTAAGATTACCTTTATGCCAAATGTCTGATAATGAAAGAAAAACATTGATAAAAATAATACAAAACTACAAAACAGTAGTTTGA
- a CDS encoding bifunctional oligoribonuclease/PAP phosphatase NrnA has protein sequence MDTAKEIESISNIIKGHDLFLIFSHIFPDGDSLGSQAAAYCLLRELGKKAYMVCSDEIPYQYRYLPNLGQVIKDYKDIPLPSRPVILCLDCADEARMGIDFESLKQQSKVIVNIDHHTINSRYGDINLIDSRKCATAQILFEIMDKNFGRHINRDIAISIYTGILTDTGKFQYENTTATVHKIVSRLLEFDIIPAEIFSNIYENEPFNRIKLLELVFKRIKLINDQGIIYSYTLQEDFKKLDLPFSAQDGIIEILRGIEKIKIAALIKQVEGNRFKVSLRTSRKNLNVAELAARFGGGGHQMAAAYSQEGSIEAIVKDLLESVKNHGKNRF, from the coding sequence TTGGACACGGCTAAGGAAATAGAGTCAATTTCAAACATAATTAAAGGCCACGATCTTTTTTTAATATTTTCCCATATTTTTCCAGATGGAGACTCCCTGGGCTCCCAGGCAGCCGCTTACTGCCTGTTAAGGGAATTGGGTAAGAAGGCTTATATGGTTTGCAGCGATGAAATACCTTACCAGTATAGATATTTGCCAAATTTAGGCCAGGTTATAAAAGATTATAAAGATATCCCGCTTCCCAGCCGCCCGGTAATCTTATGTCTGGATTGTGCAGACGAAGCCAGGATGGGAATTGATTTTGAAAGTCTTAAGCAGCAGTCAAAGGTTATTGTCAATATTGATCACCATACTATAAATTCCAGGTATGGGGATATAAACTTAATAGATTCCCGAAAGTGTGCTACAGCACAGATCCTGTTTGAAATTATGGATAAAAACTTTGGCCGGCATATTAACCGTGATATTGCTATAAGTATATATACCGGCATTTTAACTGATACCGGGAAGTTTCAGTATGAGAATACTACAGCTACGGTGCATAAGATTGTAAGCAGGCTTTTGGAGTTTGATATAATACCTGCCGAAATTTTTTCCAATATTTATGAAAACGAGCCATTTAACCGCATCAAATTATTGGAGCTGGTATTTAAAAGGATTAAACTTATAAACGACCAGGGGATAATCTACTCCTATACACTTCAGGAAGATTTCAAGAAACTAGACTTACCTTTTTCTGCCCAAGACGGAATAATAGAGATACTTAGGGGCATTGAAAAAATTAAAATAGCAGCTTTAATAAAACAGGTAGAGGGTAATAGATTTAAGGTTAGCCTAAGGACTTCGCGAAAAAATTTAAATGTGGCAGAGCTGGCAGCTAGATTTGGAGGGGGAGGCCACCAAATGGCAGCAGCCTATTCCCAAGAAGGCAGTATTGAAGCTATAGTCAAAGATTTGCTAGAAAGCGTTAAAAATCATGGAAAAAATAGATTTTAG
- the dapB gene encoding 4-hydroxy-tetrahydrodipicolinate reductase: MRVAVFGICGKMGRAITSELLKESDIKVVAGFDRVCAGQDIGILLKGDKLGARIYDSYLPLESAGLDAVIDFTRADICVPNIHWALDHGINIIVGTTGISSHDLKLIEDKAKKGNSKVFIVPNFSIGAVLMIKLSGMIAPYFDNCEIIEMHHDQKQDAPSGTSISTAENICRSKEFNQQRLKKGESEDIEASRGGFVKGLHVHSVRLPGLLAHQKVIFGAKGQTFSLNHDSIDRAGFYPGVIMSLRMLEKLDNYTFGLDKLIQL; encoded by the coding sequence ATGAGAGTGGCAGTGTTTGGAATATGTGGAAAAATGGGAAGGGCTATAACCAGTGAATTGCTGAAAGAAAGTGATATAAAGGTAGTAGCCGGTTTTGACCGTGTATGTGCTGGCCAGGATATTGGTATTTTGCTTAAAGGGGATAAGCTGGGTGCCCGGATATATGATTCTTATTTACCTCTGGAATCAGCAGGGCTGGATGCAGTTATTGATTTTACCCGGGCTGATATCTGCGTACCTAACATTCATTGGGCCTTGGACCATGGTATTAATATAATAGTAGGGACTACAGGCATATCCAGTCATGATCTAAAGCTTATAGAAGATAAGGCAAAAAAAGGTAATAGCAAGGTGTTTATAGTTCCTAATTTTTCCATTGGAGCAGTGCTGATGATTAAGTTATCGGGCATGATTGCCCCATATTTTGATAATTGCGAGATTATAGAGATGCATCATGACCAGAAGCAAGATGCTCCTTCAGGCACCTCCATATCCACTGCAGAGAATATCTGCCGATCGAAAGAATTCAACCAACAAAGGTTAAAAAAAGGGGAAAGCGAGGATATAGAGGCCAGCAGGGGCGGTTTTGTTAAAGGATTACATGTTCACAGCGTTAGGCTGCCGGGTTTGCTGGCTCACCAGAAAGTAATCTTTGGTGCTAAAGGACAGACTTTTTCCTTAAATCATGACAGCATAGACAGAGCAGGCTTTTATCCTGGAGTAATAATGTCGCTCAGAATGTTGGAAAAGCTAGATAATTACACTTTTGGCTTAGATAAATTGATTCAATTATAA
- a CDS encoding bifunctional riboflavin kinase/FAD synthetase: MTEIIELSRIGQDYFADKKIAVVIGFFDGLHLGHQQIITLCKNEADKINGCSLVFTFDKPPLNVIQGSLHKKLIISFEEKLERISSLGVDYIITQNFNSEFSKISPLKFCRDILVNKFNLLQIFVGKGFKFGYKGQGDEQFLQHFFKPMQIKVNIIPLHKIEGITVSSTNIRKYYSQGNIDKIKLLLGRQPCTSGIVQTGAKRGRQLGFPTANISLPDQFIAPGDGVYLGEAELNLNQKLPCVINIGSNPTFNNKHTQIEVFIMNFNKNIYGAKIKICFLKKLRSEICFENAQQLKLQIEKDIKAARQFFKLN, from the coding sequence TTGACAGAAATAATTGAGTTAAGCCGTATAGGACAGGATTATTTTGCTGATAAAAAAATAGCAGTAGTAATAGGGTTTTTTGACGGGCTTCATCTCGGGCATCAGCAGATCATAACCTTGTGTAAAAACGAAGCTGATAAAATCAATGGGTGCAGCCTGGTCTTTACTTTTGATAAACCTCCCCTAAATGTTATACAAGGCTCCTTACACAAGAAACTTATTATTTCTTTTGAGGAAAAATTAGAAAGAATTAGCTCTTTAGGGGTTGACTATATCATAACCCAAAATTTTAATTCCGAATTTTCAAAAATTAGTCCATTAAAATTTTGCCGAGATATCTTGGTAAATAAATTCAATCTGCTGCAAATATTTGTAGGCAAAGGTTTTAAGTTCGGCTATAAGGGTCAAGGAGATGAACAATTTCTCCAGCATTTTTTTAAACCTATGCAAATTAAGGTAAACATAATTCCTTTGCATAAGATAGAAGGAATCACAGTTTCCAGCACTAATATAAGGAAATATTACAGCCAAGGTAATATAGATAAAATAAAGCTTTTACTGGGCAGACAACCTTGTACCTCCGGGATAGTGCAAACGGGAGCAAAAAGGGGGAGACAGTTGGGGTTTCCAACCGCTAACATTTCTCTACCTGACCAGTTTATAGCACCGGGGGATGGAGTTTACCTGGGAGAGGCTGAACTAAATCTTAACCAAAAACTTCCATGTGTAATAAATATTGGCAGCAATCCAACCTTTAACAATAAGCATACTCAAATAGAGGTATTTATTATGAATTTTAATAAAAACATTTATGGTGCTAAAATAAAGATATGTTTTTTAAAAAAACTTAGAAGTGAAATCTGTTTTGAAAATGCACAGCAGCTCAAATTACAGATAGAAAAAGATATAAAAGCTGCCCGGCAGTTCTTTAAGTTAAACTAG